A genome region from Gardnerella vaginalis includes the following:
- a CDS encoding bifunctional hydroxymethylpyrimidine kinase/phosphomethylpyrimidine kinase: protein MTELSLDSHTNTFNTNLSNPSNQSAESSFSTQRKNSLPSCEKPVIPRVLSIAGTDPTGGAGIQADLKSIMASNGFGMCVTTNLVAQNTCGVREVYTPPTSFLVSQLEAVFDDVKVDAVKLGMLGDKPYIDIVGEWLENHPVPVVVLDPVMVATSGDRLLKESAEESLRLLIKKADIITPNIPELAVLCNSEPATSFNQALEQAKILASENNVIVIVKGGHLTGKDAGNTAVFPDGTNVHVPSRRVDTKTTHGTGCSLSSSLATRVSLALKNGKVLENPATVSEALTWTTHWLNESIRNGEDLHVGKGHGPVNHAARQYRLELDSSTTPWEHLKDDNLINLDGSNPETCYVVPKTLPRKPKICAAGRWTQALWNATADVDFNIMNLDFIKSLGDGSLDEDLFDFYLNQDAEYLKRYSRALAATAAKTQDDDARVHWSSSAAACIEAESELHRSWFKKTGTAMKSACSPATLAYVNHLLATTFSEDYVVAVAAILPCYWLYEEVGHVLVEKTTPDNPYNDWISMYSSKEFDASVRKAIECVEKAFEQASPSQRILAVQAYMTSCVYEYDFFNQAHRSLR from the coding sequence ATGACAGAATTGTCACTAGATTCGCATACTAATACATTTAATACAAATCTATCTAATCCATCTAATCAATCTGCAGAAAGCTCATTTTCTACACAGCGCAAAAACTCATTACCATCGTGTGAAAAACCAGTGATTCCACGAGTGCTTTCCATAGCCGGCACAGACCCAACTGGTGGTGCTGGAATTCAAGCCGACTTAAAATCAATCATGGCTTCCAATGGTTTCGGCATGTGCGTTACAACAAACTTAGTCGCGCAAAACACATGCGGTGTGCGAGAAGTATATACTCCGCCAACATCATTCCTAGTATCTCAACTAGAGGCAGTATTCGACGATGTAAAAGTAGATGCTGTAAAACTAGGAATGTTAGGTGATAAACCCTATATTGATATAGTCGGAGAATGGCTTGAAAATCATCCAGTTCCTGTAGTCGTGTTAGATCCTGTTATGGTTGCTACATCAGGCGATCGTCTTCTTAAAGAATCTGCAGAAGAATCCTTACGACTTCTTATAAAAAAAGCAGATATTATTACACCAAACATTCCAGAACTTGCTGTTTTATGCAATAGCGAACCTGCAACGAGTTTTAATCAAGCTTTAGAACAAGCCAAAATTTTAGCTAGTGAAAATAATGTTATTGTAATCGTTAAAGGTGGACACTTAACAGGAAAAGACGCTGGAAACACCGCCGTATTCCCAGATGGCACTAATGTGCATGTTCCTTCACGCAGAGTAGACACAAAAACTACACACGGTACAGGATGTTCGCTTTCATCATCATTAGCAACGCGTGTATCCTTAGCTCTTAAAAACGGCAAAGTGCTTGAAAATCCTGCAACCGTATCAGAAGCATTAACTTGGACAACGCATTGGCTTAACGAATCAATACGCAACGGCGAAGATTTGCATGTTGGAAAAGGGCATGGTCCAGTAAATCACGCCGCACGACAATATAGGCTTGAACTTGATTCTTCTACAACGCCTTGGGAACATCTAAAAGACGATAATTTAATTAATCTTGACGGATCAAATCCTGAAACCTGTTATGTTGTGCCAAAAACATTGCCTAGAAAACCTAAAATATGCGCTGCAGGACGCTGGACTCAAGCTCTTTGGAATGCCACTGCAGACGTTGACTTTAACATTATGAATCTTGATTTTATTAAGTCTTTGGGAGATGGGTCTTTAGACGAGGATTTGTTTGACTTTTACCTGAATCAGGATGCTGAATATTTGAAACGTTACTCTCGGGCGCTCGCGGCTACTGCTGCTAAAACTCAAGATGATGATGCGCGCGTGCACTGGTCTTCTAGCGCTGCCGCATGTATTGAAGCAGAAAGCGAATTGCATCGTAGCTGGTTTAAGAAAACAGGTACTGCTATGAAGTCAGCATGTTCTCCTGCAACTCTTGCCTACGTTAATCATCTTTTAGCTACAACCTTTAGTGAAGATTATGTTGTTGCTGTAGCTGCTATTTTGCCATGCTACTGGCTTTATGAGGAAGTTGGGCATGTTCTTGTTGAAAAAACTACTCCAGATAATCCTTATAACGATTGGATTTCAATGTATTCGTCGAAAGAGTTTGATGCGAGTGTTAGAAAAGCGATTGAATGTGTTGAAAAAGCTTTCGAACAAGCTTCACCAAGCCAGCGTATTCTTGCCGTGCAAGCATATATGACGTCTTGTGTGTACGAGTACGATTTCTTCAATCAAGCACACCGTTCACTCAGATAG